The following coding sequences lie in one Sphingobium sp. KCTC 72723 genomic window:
- the crtY gene encoding lycopene beta-cyclase CrtY — translation MTNPMDCDLAIVGGGLAGSLIALAFAARRPEMRVLLIERDGAIGGNHIWSFFDGDVAPDDRWLVDPLVTHRWGQGHEVRFPGQRRRLDTPYNSVTSSRLAVHVAVALGDAVLTDADVVSLSPTGVTLADGRTIQARAVIDARGAGDLSALHCGWQKFVGHAVTLDAPHGVDRPVIMDATVDQIDGYRFVYLLPWGDRTIFVEDTYYSDTPDLNVSAIDARIAAYARAQGWQGAQVVHREQGVLPVVHGGDFDHYWPAADPVARAGVRAGLFQPMTGYSLPDAVRFARWLVDQPLDTLPAATRAYAARHWRRGGYYRLLGKMLFGAAAPDRRWRIFARFYRLKAPLIQRFYAGRSTLTDRIRILCGRPPVPIRDAMRTLLKPPAR, via the coding sequence ATGACGAACCCTATGGACTGCGATCTGGCAATAGTGGGTGGCGGCCTGGCGGGCAGCCTGATCGCGCTCGCCTTTGCCGCGCGGCGCCCGGAAATGCGGGTCTTGCTGATCGAGCGGGACGGCGCGATCGGCGGCAATCACATCTGGTCCTTCTTCGATGGCGACGTTGCGCCGGACGACCGCTGGCTGGTCGATCCGCTCGTCACCCACCGCTGGGGTCAGGGGCATGAGGTGCGCTTTCCGGGGCAAAGGCGGCGGCTGGACACGCCCTATAACAGCGTGACGTCATCGCGTCTGGCTGTCCATGTCGCTGTCGCTTTAGGGGACGCCGTGCTGACCGATGCCGATGTGGTCAGCCTGTCGCCGACCGGCGTGACGCTGGCTGACGGGCGAACGATACAGGCGCGGGCGGTTATCGACGCGCGGGGGGCGGGCGACCTGTCGGCGCTGCATTGCGGGTGGCAGAAATTCGTCGGCCACGCCGTGACGCTCGATGCGCCGCACGGGGTCGACCGTCCGGTCATCATGGACGCGACCGTGGACCAGATCGACGGCTATCGCTTCGTCTATCTGCTGCCCTGGGGTGATCGCACCATCTTTGTCGAGGACACTTATTATAGCGATACGCCCGACCTGAACGTGTCGGCCATCGACGCGCGGATCGCGGCCTATGCGCGGGCGCAGGGGTGGCAGGGCGCGCAGGTCGTCCACCGCGAACAGGGCGTGCTGCCGGTGGTCCATGGCGGCGATTTCGACCATTACTGGCCCGCTGCCGATCCTGTAGCGCGGGCCGGGGTGCGGGCGGGGCTTTTTCAGCCGATGACCGGATATTCGCTGCCCGACGCGGTGCGATTCGCACGCTGGCTGGTCGACCAGCCGCTCGACACGCTGCCCGCCGCGACCCGCGCCTATGCCGCGCGCCACTGGCGGCGGGGCGGCTATTACCGGCTGCTCGGCAAGATGCTGTTCGGGGCCGCCGCGCCCGACCGGCGCTGGCGCATCTTCGCGCGCTTCTATCGCCTTAAAGCCCCGCTGATCCAGCGTTTCTACGCTGGACGCTCCACCCTGACCGACCGCATCCGCATCTTGTGCGGACGCCCCCCCGTGCCCATAAGGGATGCCATGCGAACATTGTTGAAGCCGCCCGCTCGATGA
- a CDS encoding metal/formaldehyde-sensitive transcriptional repressor: MHIIADREKLLARVRRIAGQVAAVDRQLAGDAGCSETLQLVASVRGAVGSLMEELIEQHMREHVARPGLTDAERAAATEEMLALIRRYGK, from the coding sequence ATGCACATTATTGCCGATCGGGAAAAGTTGCTGGCGCGCGTGCGCCGGATCGCGGGGCAGGTCGCTGCCGTCGATCGCCAGTTGGCGGGCGATGCGGGTTGCTCCGAAACGCTGCAACTGGTCGCATCGGTGCGCGGCGCGGTCGGCAGCCTGATGGAGGAACTGATCGAGCAGCATATGCGCGAACATGTCGCCCGCCCCGGACTGACCGATGCGGAGCGCGCCGCCGCGACCGAAGAAATGCTGGCGCTGATCCGCCGCTACGGGAAATGA
- the dmeF gene encoding CDF family Co(II)/Ni(II) efflux transporter DmeF: MTMHDDHDHGCGHDHTPAPTSMEGEDSHYFDHIYLSAGHDQNAKRTLWVVWLTAATMVVEIVAGWTTGSMALLADGFHMATHAGALAVAAAAYSYARRHARNPRYTFGTGKVGDLSGFASALLLGVMALFIAIESGMRFFQPVQVAFGEATLVAIVGLVINIVSALLLGHDHSHDHGHGDHDHGHADNNLRAAYVHVLTDALTSVLAIAALLAGRYLGWWWMDPMVGILGAVVIARWAWGLMQDTAAILLDTAEPALMTRVRAVVEAQGATIHDLHVWRIGPHAHAAIVSLNAGADVAQVRAKVRALPRMEHVTVEG, encoded by the coding sequence ATGACGATGCACGACGATCATGATCATGGCTGTGGGCATGACCACACTCCTGCGCCGACCAGCATGGAGGGCGAGGACAGCCATTATTTCGACCATATCTATCTGTCCGCCGGGCATGATCAGAATGCCAAGCGCACGCTGTGGGTCGTTTGGCTGACGGCGGCGACGATGGTGGTGGAAATCGTGGCGGGCTGGACCACCGGGTCGATGGCGCTGCTGGCCGATGGATTTCACATGGCGACTCATGCCGGTGCGCTGGCGGTGGCGGCGGCGGCATATAGCTATGCCCGGCGTCATGCCCGCAACCCGCGCTATACGTTCGGCACCGGCAAGGTCGGCGACCTGTCGGGTTTCGCCTCTGCGCTGCTGCTGGGGGTGATGGCGCTGTTCATTGCGATCGAATCGGGGATGCGCTTTTTCCAGCCGGTCCAGGTCGCGTTCGGCGAAGCGACGCTGGTGGCGATAGTGGGCCTTGTCATCAATATCGTCAGCGCGCTGCTGCTGGGTCACGACCATAGCCACGATCACGGGCATGGCGATCATGACCACGGTCACGCCGACAATAATCTGCGCGCCGCCTATGTTCATGTGCTGACCGACGCGCTGACGTCGGTGCTGGCGATCGCGGCGTTGCTGGCCGGGCGGTATCTCGGCTGGTGGTGGATGGACCCTATGGTGGGGATATTGGGCGCGGTCGTCATTGCCCGCTGGGCCTGGGGATTGATGCAGGATACCGCTGCCATCCTGCTCGACACCGCAGAACCTGCGCTGATGACCAGGGTTCGCGCCGTGGTGGAGGCGCAGGGCGCGACCATCCACGACCTTCACGTCTGGCGCATCGGTCCCCACGCCCATGCCGCGATCGTTAGCCTGAACGCAGGCGCAGACGTGGCGCAGGTGCGCGCGAAAGTGCGCGCCCTGCCCCGGATGGAGCATGTGACGGTCGAGGGATGA
- a CDS encoding TIGR01244 family sulfur transferase — MFRKLTDRILVSPQITLDQVAQAKADGVTIIVNNRPDDEEPGQVNGAEIEAAAKAAGIAYVAVPVGHGGFAPWQLDGMAGALDQAGAGKILAYCRSGTRSTLLWALTRARAGDNADVLAAQAAAAGYDITPVRQIMDALKGE; from the coding sequence ATGTTCCGCAAGCTGACCGACCGCATCCTCGTTTCGCCCCAGATCACGCTGGATCAGGTGGCGCAGGCCAAGGCGGATGGGGTGACGATCATCGTCAACAACCGCCCCGATGACGAGGAACCGGGGCAGGTCAATGGCGCGGAGATAGAGGCGGCGGCCAAGGCGGCGGGCATCGCCTATGTCGCGGTGCCAGTGGGACATGGCGGCTTTGCGCCTTGGCAACTCGATGGCATGGCCGGCGCGCTGGATCAGGCAGGGGCAGGCAAGATACTGGCCTATTGCCGGTCCGGCACGCGCAGCACGCTGCTATGGGCGCTGACCCGCGCGCGGGCGGGCGACAATGCCGACGTGCTGGCGGCGCAGGCCGCAGCGGCAGGCTATGACATCACGCCGGTGCGCCAGATCATGGACGCGCTCAAGGGGGAGTGA
- the recQ gene encoding DNA helicase RecQ, translated as MRPDIPTLLHDIFGFTAFRGVQEQVVGRVMAGQPTLAIMPTGAGKSLCYQLPSAAFDGCCVVVSPLIALMHDQLRAANAVGLRAASLTSVDADWRETQDRLRNGDLDLLYVAPERASQEGFRSLLRSAKVALFAIDEAHCVSEWGHDFRPDYRLLRPLLDEFPDVPRLALTATADAHTREDILVQLGIPRDGLIISGFDRPNIRYAVHPRDGLTRQLADLVAANPGPGIVYAQTRAATEKLAETLGKGGRAVRAYHAGLNPAVRARNQSAFIASEDMVMVATVAFGMGIDKPDVRFVAHAGLPKSIEGYYQESGRAGRDGEPAVAHLFWGAEDFARARQRIMELDQSRQQGERTRIAALGALVETATCRRAILLRHFGESPPATCGNCDNCLSPPASVDATETARKYLSAVYRTGQSFGSGHIEAVLTGGVTDKLRERGHDKISVYGIVSGDETALLRPVSRALLVRDALETTEHGGLMLGPNARPILRGEEEVRILVPPKRERRSRNARNGADANPVGDPLFDALRACRRELAQEAGVPPYVIFHDSTLREMADQRPTSIRAMGTISGVGQKKLDAWGDAFLAAIRPFL; from the coding sequence ATGCGGCCCGACATTCCCACGCTCCTCCACGACATATTCGGTTTCACCGCCTTTCGCGGGGTGCAGGAACAGGTGGTGGGTCGCGTCATGGCGGGTCAACCGACGTTGGCGATCATGCCGACCGGCGCGGGCAAGTCGCTCTGCTATCAATTGCCCTCCGCCGCGTTCGACGGCTGCTGCGTGGTCGTCTCGCCACTGATCGCGCTGATGCACGACCAGTTGCGCGCCGCCAACGCCGTGGGCCTGCGCGCCGCCAGCCTGACCAGCGTGGACGCCGACTGGCGCGAGACGCAGGATCGCCTGCGCAATGGCGATCTCGACCTGCTTTACGTTGCACCCGAACGCGCCAGTCAGGAGGGGTTTCGAAGCCTGCTCCGGTCCGCCAAGGTTGCGCTGTTCGCGATCGATGAAGCCCATTGCGTGTCCGAATGGGGGCATGATTTCCGCCCCGATTACCGACTTTTACGCCCGCTGCTGGACGAATTTCCCGATGTTCCGCGCCTGGCCCTGACCGCCACGGCGGATGCGCACACGCGCGAGGATATTCTCGTTCAACTGGGCATCCCGCGCGATGGCCTCATCATCTCCGGCTTCGACCGGCCCAATATCCGCTACGCGGTCCACCCGCGCGACGGGCTGACGCGGCAACTGGCCGATCTGGTGGCGGCCAATCCTGGTCCCGGCATCGTCTATGCCCAAACCCGCGCCGCGACGGAGAAGCTGGCCGAAACATTGGGCAAGGGCGGCCGCGCCGTGCGTGCCTATCATGCGGGCCTCAACCCCGCAGTGCGCGCCCGCAACCAGTCCGCCTTCATCGCCAGCGAAGATATGGTGATGGTCGCCACCGTCGCGTTCGGCATGGGCATCGACAAGCCCGACGTGCGCTTCGTGGCGCACGCAGGCCTGCCCAAGTCGATCGAGGGCTATTATCAGGAATCGGGCCGTGCGGGCCGCGATGGCGAACCGGCGGTCGCGCATCTGTTCTGGGGCGCGGAGGATTTCGCCCGCGCGCGCCAGCGGATCATGGAACTGGACCAGAGCCGCCAGCAGGGTGAGCGCACCCGCATCGCGGCGCTGGGCGCGCTGGTGGAAACCGCGACGTGCCGCCGGGCGATATTGCTGCGTCATTTCGGCGAATCGCCCCCTGCCACCTGCGGCAATTGCGACAATTGCCTCTCGCCTCCGGCCAGCGTCGATGCGACCGAAACCGCGCGCAAATATCTGTCCGCCGTCTATCGCACCGGCCAGAGCTTCGGGTCCGGCCATATCGAAGCGGTGCTGACCGGCGGCGTCACTGACAAATTGCGCGAGCGCGGCCATGACAAGATTTCGGTCTATGGCATCGTTTCTGGGGACGAAACCGCGCTGCTGCGCCCGGTGTCGCGTGCGCTGCTGGTGCGCGACGCGCTGGAAACGACCGAGCATGGCGGGCTGATGCTCGGCCCCAACGCCCGGCCGATCCTGCGCGGGGAAGAGGAAGTGCGCATCCTGGTGCCGCCCAAGCGCGAGCGCCGGTCCCGCAATGCCCGCAACGGGGCGGATGCCAACCCGGTCGGCGATCCGCTGTTCGACGCGCTGCGGGCCTGTCGCCGCGAACTGGCGCAGGAAGCAGGCGTGCCGCCCTATGTCATCTTCCATGATTCCACCCTGCGCGAAATGGCCGACCAGCGCCCGACCAGCATTCGCGCCATGGGGACGATCAGCGGCGTGGGGCAGAAGAAGCTGGACGCCTGGGGCGACGCTTTCCTGGCGGCGATCCGGCCGTTTCTGTGA
- a CDS encoding serine hydrolase domain-containing protein: MKMDRKSVKRLGMALGMAITVAGAAAWAGDAADPAPVYTVASDAVVDEAALRGAIDPLFEDGDMGETRALLVMRDGDIIAERYAPGFGPDTKLMSWSIAKSVTAVLVGLMVADGRLAIDAPVPVAAWNQPGDPRGRITLRQLLQMTSGLDHVEDGEPQPSGDTVRMLFTDGAQDMRAFAEAKPLANTPGRAFSYSSGSSIILSDLMTRMLTASADPDVRRRAMQAFIDGRLKAPGKLPSLTPEYDANGTMIGGSFLHMTARDYGRFGELLRRQGRGPGGHQILPEKWVDFMRTPSHRNPAYGAHLWLNRASDESALMPGEAPESLFGCVGHNGQYILVSPSQRLTVVRIGMSPDKDQRTAVKTALARLIGMFPG; this comes from the coding sequence ATGAAGATGGATCGCAAAAGCGTAAAGCGCCTTGGCATGGCGCTGGGCATGGCCATAACGGTCGCCGGGGCGGCGGCGTGGGCAGGCGATGCCGCCGATCCCGCGCCGGTTTATACCGTCGCCAGCGACGCGGTGGTGGACGAAGCGGCCTTGCGCGGTGCGATCGACCCGTTGTTCGAGGATGGCGACATGGGGGAGACCCGCGCGCTGCTGGTCATGCGCGACGGGGATATTATCGCGGAACGCTATGCCCCCGGCTTTGGTCCCGATACCAAGCTGATGTCCTGGTCGATCGCCAAGAGCGTGACGGCGGTTCTGGTCGGCCTGATGGTCGCGGACGGGCGGCTGGCGATCGACGCGCCGGTGCCGGTCGCGGCATGGAACCAGCCGGGCGATCCGCGCGGGCGCATCACGCTGCGGCAATTGCTTCAGATGACGTCGGGGCTGGACCATGTCGAGGATGGCGAACCGCAGCCGAGTGGCGACACGGTGCGGATGCTGTTCACCGACGGGGCGCAGGACATGCGCGCCTTTGCCGAAGCCAAGCCGCTGGCCAATACGCCCGGTCGCGCCTTTTCCTACAGTTCGGGCAGCAGCATCATCCTGTCCGACCTGATGACGCGGATGCTGACGGCCAGCGCCGATCCCGACGTGCGGCGGCGCGCGATGCAGGCGTTCATCGACGGACGGTTGAAGGCGCCGGGCAAGCTGCCCAGCCTGACGCCGGAATATGACGCCAACGGCACGATGATCGGCGGCAGCTTCCTGCACATGACCGCGCGCGATTATGGCCGCTTTGGCGAATTGCTGCGACGGCAGGGACGCGGGCCGGGCGGGCATCAGATATTGCCCGAAAAATGGGTCGATTTCATGCGCACGCCGTCGCACCGCAACCCTGCCTATGGCGCGCATCTCTGGCTCAACCGCGCGAGCGATGAAAGCGCGCTGATGCCCGGCGAAGCGCCCGAAAGCCTGTTCGGCTGCGTCGGGCATAATGGCCAATATATACTGGTTTCGCCTTCGCAGCGATTGACCGTGGTGCGGATCGGCATGTCGCCCGACAAGGACCAGCGCACCGCCGTCAAGACCGCGCTGGCCCGGTTGATCGGCATGTTTCCGGGTTAG